A segment of the Streptomyces sp. ITFR-21 genome:
ACCCTCGGCATCACCGTCAAGGACCGCTGAACGCGCCCGGGAGCCGGACCGTACCACCGGCGCGACCCGTACCACCGCCCCTTCGGGCGACCCCTCCGCCGCGTCAGGCGTGGGGTATCGGCTTACAGCTATCAGGAGAGATGACCATGAGCACGCTGTACGACATCCCGCTGCACACCATCGACGGCACACCCACCACCCTGGGCGACCACCGCGGCAAGGCGCTGCTGGTGGTGAACGTGGCCTCCAAGTGCGGCCTCACCCCGCAGTACGAGGGCCTGGAGCGGCTCCAGCAGCGCTACGCCGACCGCGGCTTCACCGTACTGGGCGTCCCCTGCAACCAGTTCGCCGGCCAGGAGCCCGGCACCGCGGAGGAGATCCAGACCTTCTGCTCCACCACCTACGGCGTCACCTTCCCGCTGCTGGAGAAGATCGAGGTGAACGGCGACAGCCGGCACCCGCTCTACAGTGAGCTGACCCAGGCCGCCGACGGCGCGGGCGAGGCCGGCGACATCACCTGGAACTTCGAGAAGTTCCTGGTCAGCGCCGACGGAGAGGTCGTCGGCCGGTTCCGGCCGCGGACCGAGCCGGAGGCGCCGGAGGTCACCGCGGCGATCGAGGCGCAACTGCCCCGCTGACCCCGCCGACCCCCGGTGAGGCCGGTGGGACAGGGGATCCGGGGCACCGCCGGACGCCTTAGATGCGCGAACGCGCCATGGCAGAATCAGGCCGGTCGGTGACCATTGTCCGGATCACCCCCATCCTGTTGGCTTTACCTACCGCCCCGAAGCGAGGAAGGGACAGCGGCAGTGCAGGAGAACGAGTTCCGTAACGGACACCTCTGTGTCGACACGGACCCTGCCCTGTGCGTTCCTTGCCAGGAGCGGTTGGATCGGCAACTCGCCTTGCTTCCCCGGGTATACGGCGAGTTGGAGGTTGCGCTCGTACCGGCGCCGAACTCCGGCGACCGAGTGACCGGCACTGCCCGGCCCGGCATCCCCCTGAACGGGCCGGCTGTCGAGGCGCGCGCCGCTATTCGAGGCACCCTTGCCTCCTGGGCCGATCTGCTTGTCGAGGGCCGCACCGTCCGTCTCCCCCTACGGACGGTGCCGGCCCTCGCTGCCTTCCTTCGCCGCCACCTCGGCTGGCTGGCCGTACATCCGGCCGCCGACGACGCGGCCACGGAGATCGACGCGCTGCTGCAGCGCGCTGTGCAGATCGCCCGGTCGTCCGAGTCCGGCGACCGCCAGCTGCCCCTCAGCGCCTGACACCCCGCACCGCACTCTCCCCACGGGTTTCCCGGATCCCCCCACACAATGCGGGAAACGCCGTACGGCCCGCGAACCATCGCGGGCCGTACGGCGAAGTACCGGGGGTTACGGCGTTCAAACCTCTACGTCGGCCGACTCGGCGGGGGGCCTGAAAGCCGCGAATCCGGGCAGCCAATTCGCCGGCTGCACGGACGCCGGTTCCGGTTCCGGGGTCGGAACGGGCGCCGGGGCGGCGGCGATTCCGGGCAGCCAATTCGCGGGGGTCGCGCCCGGCAGCCAGTTGTCCGGCTTCACGCTCGGCTTGGTGTCGGGGGCGATGTTCGGCGGCGAGTTGGGCAGCCAGTTGTCGGGGTCCGGGTTCACGTCGCCGGTCGGGGTGGGCGGTGGAGCCGGTTCGTCCTTGGCCACGGCGGCGGTGACGCCGGCCGACGACAGAACAAGGACCAAGGCTGCGACGGCAGCGATCTCAGTCTTGCGCCGGGAACGCGACATCGTGGTCCTTCGGTTCGGAGGCTCGGGGGGTGCCTCAAAAGATGATGGTCGTACTCAGATTCAGAATGGCAAGATCTGGCCGCTGACGACCAGGTTCCACTGGTGCGTATGTACGCAATGGCGCAAATGCGCAGGTCAAATCAGCCCGTGGGTCGCGGCCAGCACTCCGGCCTGAAAACGACTGTCCGCCTGGAGGTACCTCATAATCTCAGACACCAGGCGACTCACAGTGCGCAGTGACACGCCTAGTTTGCGCGCGATCCGCTCGTCTGTCAGCCCATTGGCCAGAAGTCGCATCGTCGTTCTGTGCTGATCGGTCAGTTCGCCGTCCGGGTCGAAGCCGCCGACCGCCTGGGCGGAGTACGGCACCGACCGCAGCCAGCAGTCCTCGTACAGCGCGATGTAGGACCGGACCAGGCTGGTGCCGCGGACCACGATCGCGCCCTCGGACGGATTTTCCGGATTGGCCGTCAGAAGCGCCGTGTGGGAATCTCCGATCAGCAGGTCGAACGGCACCTGTGCGGCGAGGCGCACTTCGACTCCGGTTGCGGAAAGCTGGCCCAGGTATTTCCGCTGGCGCGGCGCGGAATCCACGCTCTGCGGATAAATCGCGCGCACCTTGATTCCGCGCTCCACGAGTTCGCTGTCGGCTTTGACGGAATGCATCAGGACTTCCGACGGCGGCAGCGGTCCCGGATGCATGGAACCGGTCGACACGGTGATCGAGGCATTGAAATCGGCGAGCAGCTGGCGTTTCTGGTTGTCGCTCGTCACCAACTCCACCTCGATTTCCGAGGATTCCCGCAGCAGCGACGGCCGGTACCGCTCCATGAGCGACTCGGCGGCCCGCAGCATGTCCGACAGGTCCTCGCGCTGGGCGCGCAGCGACTCCCGCTGCCTGGCCAGCAGGCCCAGCAGCGCGGTGTCGGGCTCGATCGGGTCGACCTCCTCGGGCAGCCGGCCGGCACGTATCAGCCCCAGCTCCCACAGCTCCGCCCAACCCGCCGCCGCCTCCGCCTCGGTCAGCCCGACCGCGGCCGTGGTCTTGGCGGGAACGGAGGAACCGTGGCTGCGCAATGCCTGATAAAGGGCGAGACCGATCTCCCCGGCGTCCCCCCCGCCGTTCCGAGCAGAAATGGCCACGGCTTCCCCCTTTCGTCACCGCGTGCCCCGCTACGTGGCCCAGTCGTGATGTGGCGCGGCACCCGATGCGACTCTAGCAACTGATCCGCCGCGTGCCAGTGGGTAAGCTCACGCATCCCCCGGGGGAGCGAGCCGCGGACGGCTTCCCGTTCGGTCTCCGGCCGCTTTCCGGCCGCTTTCGGAAGCCCAATTCCACACCGGGGCCCGCGCACCGCCCGCACGGCGGGATGGTAGATCTTCAACCCCGGGCCACGGCACGCGCCCCCCGAAGGCGAAAGAAGGGCCCATGGATCTTCCGGCCGGGACGGCCGCCCCCGTCCCCGTGGCGCTGGTCGGCGCGGGCAAGGTCGCCTACGCCGCCCACCTGCGCGAGATCCGCGACCTGCCGCACGCGCTGCGGCTCGCGGCGGTCGTGGAGAGCGACCCGGCACGGGCCGGGGCGCCGCCGGCCGCCGGCTTCCCCGGCGTCGCCGTGTGCGCGACACCGCGGGAGGCGGTACGGTCCGGCGCCCGTGCCGCGCCGGTCTGCACCCGTGGGTGGACCCACCGCGAGGTGGTGCTGTCCTGTCTGGAGGCGAGGCTGCCGGTGCTGTGCGAGAAGCCGGTGAGCCTGGACCCGGCGGAGACCGGCGAACTGGCCGCCGCCGAGCGCAGGACCGGCCTCCCGGTCGCCGCGGGCTACATGAAGCGGCACGACCCGGTGGTCGCCCGGTTCGTCGAACGGGCCGCGAGCACGCGGACCGGGCGCTGCGCCTGGTGGTCGACATCCACGACCCCAACGCACCGCACCAGGTGGCGCACCTGATGCCGTCGACCCGCCGCCCTTCGGCCCGCAGCCGCCGCCCGCCCGGGAGGCGCGCTCCGGGCTGGGCGCGGCGGCCGGCCCGGCGCAGCGGGAGGCGTACGCCCGCGGGCTCGGCGGCTCGCTGATCCACCAGGTCACCATCGTGCACGCGGTCCTCGCCGGGAGCGGGCGGACGCTGTACGGGCGGCGAGGCGGCCCTGCGGCTGGGCTGAGCCGGGCGGGCGCGGATCCGGCGGGAGCGCCGGGCGGCCCCGCGGGCGGGCCCGCGGCGGGAGTTCGGCCGCGGGGGCGCGGATCCGGTGGCGTGCGGCGGCGACCCGGGGGTAGCCGACCGGCACAGCGCACTATCGGAGGTGACCGCAATGCTGATCCTGGGACTGCTGCTGCTCGTCTGTACGGCCGCGTTCACCGGGTTCGCCCTGGCCGACAACCTGAACGGCGGCCCCGACTACGACGTCACGGTGTTCGGGCACCACATCGCCACCATGGACTCCCTCGCCATATTCTGCGCGGGGCTGGCCCTGGCACTGATCTTCGGCCTGGGCGTCATCATGGCCATGGCCGGGCTGTCGCTGCGCCGCCGCAAGGCCCGCAAGCTGCACGCGGCCCGCAGGGACGCGCGGGACGCGGCCCGGGAGCGGGACGAGCTCGCCGCCCGGCTGGAGAACGCCGACACCCTGGCCGCCACCGGGCCGGACCGTCCGGCCACCGGTGACACCGACCGCCCCGCCCGCCAACAAGACCTCGCGGCCAACCGCGACCTGGACGAGGCCGGCGCCGTCCACACCGGCAAGACGCCCCGCCGCCACGCCCGGCACCTGTTCGGCCACTGACCCGCCGAGCGACCCCACCCGCCGCATCCGCCACCCCACCGACCCGCCGGTCCCCGCACTCCCCGGACCCGGAAACCGCGCCCGCGGGTCCCGCGAACAGCCCCGCCCCGCAGCCACCCCCCGGCTGCGGGGCCGGGGCGCGTTCCGGCGCCGGGCGGTCAGTCCGCGCCCGGCGCCAGCAGCGCCCGCGACAGGGACACCCGCGAGCGCACGCCGAGTTTGCGGTAGGCGCGGGTCAGCGCGGCCTCGACGGTCTTGACGCTGACGGTGAGGATGGTCGCCGTCTCCCGGTTGGTGGCGCCCTGCGCGACGAGCAGCGCGACCCGGCGCTCGGTCGGCGTCAGCGCGGTCAGGCCGGGCGCGGGCGGCGCCGCGGGAGCGTCGAGACCGTCGAGTTCCGCGGTGGTCAGGGCCAGCCAGGGGCGGGCGCCGGCCCGGGTGAACAGCCGCGCGGCCTCGGCCAGCGCGGTACGGGCGGCCCGCGGGTCGCCGCGCCGGGCGTGCACCCGGCCGAGGGTGAGCCGGGTGCGGGCCTCCTCCAGCCGGTACGGGAGCGCCGCCGCCTCGGCCGCCGCCCGCTCCAGCCGGGTCACCGCCGCCGCCGGGTCGCCGCGGGCCTCGGTGACCAGGGCCGCGGACCGGTCCAGGACCGGCAGGATGCCGCGCCGTCCGAGCCGTACCGCCTGGGCCCGGGTCTCGGCGAGCAGCGCCGCCGCCTCGTCCGCGCAGCCCGCCGCCACCAGCGCCTCCGCGAGGTCGGCCTGCCAGCGGCGTACCGCCGGATCGCCCTGGCCCTGGCCGAGTTCCAGCAGCCGGGTGCGCTGGAGGGCGTGCAGGGCCGCCGCGGTCTCGCCGCGCAGCAGCCGGATCTGGCCCTCGGCGTGCAGCGCCCGCGGCAGGAACAGCTGGTCGTCGTCGTCCTCGCTGTGCCGCCTGGCCCGCTCGGCGGCGGCCAGCGCCCGGTCCGGGCTGCCGCCGGCCGCCTCCGCGAGCGCGACCGCGTACCAGGCCGGCCCCTGGCTCAGCCCGGCCTGCTCGGTGACCCGCAGGCTCTGGTGCGCCAGGTCCAGCGCCCGCTCGCAGCTGCCCCGCAGGATCTCCACCTGGGCCAGCCCGGACAGGCACTGGCACAGGCTCTCGGCCGAACCCCGGTGCCGCACCGTGTAGATGAGCGCCCGCAGCTCGGTGCGGGCGTCGTCCAGCCGGTCGTGCAGCAGGTGCCGGCGGTGCTTGAGGAACACCGGGCCGTTGTGGTCGAACAGCACCCGCGGATCCTGCGGCGCGGCCAGCGCCAGCGCCAGGGTCTGCTCGGCGGCGGCCTCACCGAGGTAGAACTCCAGCGCCGACTGCTGGGTGAGCGCGAGCAGTTCGGTGCGCCGGTCGCCGGCCTGCCGGGCCAGCACCGCGGAACGCTGCGCGTGCGTGTGGGCGGTGGCCGCCGAACCCGCCACCAGCCAGGCCCGCCAGCTCATCCGGTAGTGCAGCCGGGCCAGCAGCTCCGGGTCGTCGCGGGCGTCCTCCAGCGCCTGCGGGAAGACGTCGGCGACCTCGGCGAGCGCCTGCCCGCAGGAGTCCACCACCACGATCCAGGCCCGGACCCGCTCGGCGGGCCGCCCGGGTCCGGCCAGCACCTCGTGCGCGATCCGGCGGGCCAGCGGGTAGTCGCCCGCGGCCACCGCGTCCTCGGCGGCGGTCAGCCGGCGGTCGGCGTCGGCGGCCGGGTCGTCCGGCGGGGTGTGGTCGGCGGCGAGCCGGCCGAGCCGGGCGGCGGTCGCGGGGGCGCCGCGCCGCCGGGCGGTGGCCGCCGCGTCGGCCAGTACGGCGGCGGTCCGCGCGTCCCAGCCGGGCGTCAACGCGGCCAGGTGGTGGGCCCGTTCGACGGGGTCCTCGGCCGCCTCGGCGAGCGCGGTGTGCGCCCGGCGGCGTGCGTCGGGGCCGGCCGCCTCGTACACCACCCGTGGCATCAGCGGCTGGGAGAACCGCACCGGGCCGAGCCGCGGCGGCTCCAGGACGCCCAGGGCCACCGCCTCGGCCAGGTCGGCCGCCGCGTGGTCGCGGCCGGCCCGCCGCAGCAGCCGTACGGTCGGCCGGTCGGCGGCCCCGGCGGTCAGCAGGGTCCGGCGGGCCCGTGCGGACAGCGGCGCCAACCGGTCCAGCAGCAGCGCCCGTACGGTCGCGGGCACCGGCAGCGGACCGCCCGGGTCGGGACGGCCCGGCGGGTGGCCGGTGGCGAGGAGCGCGCGGCCCAGTTCGAGCGCGAGATACGGGTTGCCGGCCGCGGTCTGGGCGATCCGGGCGGGCAACGGGTGCGGCCAGGACGGCAGTTCGGATTCGGCGAGCAGCGCGGTGGTCTCCCGCTCGGTCATCGGCGGCACCTGGAGCCGCAGCTGCGGGCCGGGCAGCAGCCGCTCGGCGGCGGGTTCACCCCCCGGCGGCGTCCTGGCGGCGGCCAGCACGGTCAGCGGCAACCGGCGGGCCCGGCGCAGCGCGAAGGCCAGGGCGTGCGCGGTCGGCGGGTCGAGCCACTGGGCGTCGTCCACGACGAGCAGTACGGGGGAGCGGTCGCACAGCGCGGCGAGCGTCTTCAACACGGCCATGTGCAGCGCCAGTAGGGCGTCGGCGCCCTTGTGCGGCGGTCCGCC
Coding sequences within it:
- a CDS encoding helix-turn-helix transcriptional regulator codes for the protein MAISARNGGGDAGEIGLALYQALRSHGSSVPAKTTAAVGLTEAEAAAGWAELWELGLIRAGRLPEEVDPIEPDTALLGLLARQRESLRAQREDLSDMLRAAESLMERYRPSLLRESSEIEVELVTSDNQKRQLLADFNASITVSTGSMHPGPLPPSEVLMHSVKADSELVERGIKVRAIYPQSVDSAPRQRKYLGQLSATGVEVRLAAQVPFDLLIGDSHTALLTANPENPSEGAIVVRGTSLVRSYIALYEDCWLRSVPYSAQAVGGFDPDGELTDQHRTTMRLLANGLTDERIARKLGVSLRTVSRLVSEIMRYLQADSRFQAGVLAATHGLI
- a CDS encoding Gfo/Idh/MocA family protein; this encodes MDLPAGTAAPVPVALVGAGKVAYAAHLREIRDLPHALRLAAVVESDPARAGAPPAAGFPGVAVCATPREAVRSGARAAPVCTRGWTHREVVLSCLEARLPVLCEKPVSLDPAETGELAAAERRTGLPVAAGYMKRHDPVVARFVERAASTRTGRCAWWSTSTTPTHRTRWRT
- a CDS encoding AAA family ATPase, yielding MRGRPYPQTRAADRDALLTAAADALTAGTGVLLSGEPGIGRTTLLGRLAAGQAAAGRRLLRCQPAPEERRLPHLGLIDLFAEVGDAVLDSALAPAELAALRAALHRSETGGGPPHKGADALLALHMAVLKTLAALCDRSPVLLVVDDAQWLDPPTAHALAFALRRARRLPLTVLAAARTPPGGEPAAERLLPGPQLRLQVPPMTERETTALLAESELPSWPHPLPARIAQTAAGNPYLALELGRALLATGHPPGRPDPGGPLPVPATVRALLLDRLAPLSARARRTLLTAGAADRPTVRLLRRAGRDHAAADLAEAVALGVLEPPRLGPVRFSQPLMPRVVYEAAGPDARRRAHTALAEAAEDPVERAHHLAALTPGWDARTAAVLADAAATARRRGAPATAARLGRLAADHTPPDDPAADADRRLTAAEDAVAAGDYPLARRIAHEVLAGPGRPAERVRAWIVVVDSCGQALAEVADVFPQALEDARDDPELLARLHYRMSWRAWLVAGSAATAHTHAQRSAVLARQAGDRRTELLALTQQSALEFYLGEAAAEQTLALALAAPQDPRVLFDHNGPVFLKHRRHLLHDRLDDARTELRALIYTVRHRGSAESLCQCLSGLAQVEILRGSCERALDLAHQSLRVTEQAGLSQGPAWYAVALAEAAGGSPDRALAAAERARRHSEDDDDQLFLPRALHAEGQIRLLRGETAAALHALQRTRLLELGQGQGDPAVRRWQADLAEALVAAGCADEAAALLAETRAQAVRLGRRGILPVLDRSAALVTEARGDPAAAVTRLERAAAEAAALPYRLEEARTRLTLGRVHARRGDPRAARTALAEAARLFTRAGARPWLALTTAELDGLDAPAAPPAPGLTALTPTERRVALLVAQGATNRETATILTVSVKTVEAALTRAYRKLGVRSRVSLSRALLAPGAD
- a CDS encoding glutathione peroxidase; this translates as MSTLYDIPLHTIDGTPTTLGDHRGKALLVVNVASKCGLTPQYEGLERLQQRYADRGFTVLGVPCNQFAGQEPGTAEEIQTFCSTTYGVTFPLLEKIEVNGDSRHPLYSELTQAADGAGEAGDITWNFEKFLVSADGEVVGRFRPRTEPEAPEVTAAIEAQLPR